The region CACGGCGGCGAAGGATCAAGGGCTAGTGAATTCTTTCACATGTGGACTCGCTCGTCTCACGAACGGGCCAAGGCCGCGTATCGACTACGCCGATTTCCGCAGACAGGTCAACGCCGCGATTGACCAGAACGCTCTGCTTGGGAACGTCGAGAAAACGCAGTGAGCAACACGGCGACCGAGAATCGGCCCTCGGGAGGGTATGGGGGGTCGGCTATCCCGGCGGCCCGGGAAGAGGTCCCCTGGACCCCTTGCCACCGACCGCTATCACTACACGCCACGGAGTCGCGGCCGTCAAGCGCTTTCGGTGTGGAAGGGTAGATCACCTCGGCTTGGCAGTCGCTTGACGTAGGTCCTTCTTGGCGGGAGGAGGGAACGGCTTGCGCCGCAAGGTTTCACTTGTCTAACGCTGTGAACTCAACTCACGTCGGTTATTGTCGTGGTTAGGTAGATCGGTTAGCCTCGGCGTCGAAGATTCGCGCAACGAGCGGGCGGCGAGGGGTTCGTGTGGCTGATCTGGAGTACGCGTTAGTCGAGCGACCGCTGATCGAGCAGCTCACGGGGATGGGGTGGCGGCACCTCGAAGGCGCCCCGCCGGAGGCGGTCGTTCCGACCCTGCCGTACAGGTCGGGCCGCGCCTCCTTCAGCGAGGTGATCCTCGAAGACGTGCTCCGGACCACCATCGCGGAGATCAACCTCGATGCCGAGGGGCAGCCGTGGCTCGACGAGGCCCGGATCTCCAGCGCGGTCAACCAGCTCACCCGACTCCCGGCGAGCAGCCTGCTGGAAGCCAACGAGAAGGCGACCGAGCTGCTGATCAACGGCCACGTCGTGGAGGGCGTGCCCGGCTGGGAGGGCGGCAAGGGCCGCCGCGTGCACTACATCGACTGGGAGCACCCCGAGAACAACGACTTCACGGTCGTCAACCAGTTCCGGGCCGACATCCCCGGCTCGCAGGGCAACTCGGTCGTGCCCGACCTGGTGCTGTTCGTGAACGGCATCCCGCTGGTCGTCGTCGAGTGCAAGCAGCCCAAGGTCATCGACCTGACCGGCGCGGTGAACCAGATCCGCGACTACGCCGAGCAGCGCCGCACCGACATCCGCACCGGGAACCAGAAGCTGTTCCACACCGTGCAACTCACCGTCGTCACCAGCGGCGAGGAGGCGAAGCTCGGCACGTTCACCGCGACCGAGAAGCACTACGTGCCGTGGCGTGATCCGTACCCGCTGACCGCCAAGCAGCTCGCGGCGACCCTCGGCAAGCCGGAGGACACGCTGAGCCGCCAGGAGATCCTGGCCGGAGCGGTGCTCGACAAGGCCAGGCTGCTCGACATCGTGCACAACTTCGTGACCTCCATGACCACGGAGCGGGGCGCGAAGATCAAGGCGGCGCCGCGCTACCAGCAGTACCGCGCGGTCGCCAAGACCGTCGAGCGGCTGCTGACCGGCAAGACGCGGCTGCGGCACGGCCGGCAGGACCAGCGCGGCGGGATCATCTGGCACACCCAGGGCTCCGGCAAGAGCCTCACCATGACCTTCCTCGTACGCAGACTGCGTGCGACTCCGGCCCTCGCGGACGCCAAGGTGGTGGTGGTCACCGACCGCACCCAGCTCCAGGGGCAGCTCAGCGAGACCATGGAGCTCGCCGGTGAGCACCTGGACGTGGCGACGAGCGGTGCCAAGGCGCAGGCGGCCCTGCGCAAGCACGGCCCCGGCGTGGTCTTCGTGATGATCCAGAAGAACCAGGACACCGGCAGCGGCGGCACCGGCATGGCCGCGGGCACCCCGCTCGGCGAACTGAACACCGACGAGTCGATCGTCGTCCTGATCGACGAGGCGCACCGCTCGCACAGCGCCACGCTGGGCGCGAACCTGCGCGAGGCGCTGCCCAACGCCGCCCGCATCGGCTTCACCGGCACCCCCATCATGACCAGAAACAGCCGGCGCAAGACCAGCGTGGATCTGTTCGGCCCGTTCATCGACAAGTATCGGCTCAAGGACGCCGAGGACGACGGCGTGATCGTGCCGATCGTCTACGAGGTGCGGACGGTTCGCGGCGCCGTACGCGACGGCCGGGAGCTCGACGACATCTTCGAAGAGGACCTCGAAGGCCTGACCGAGGAGGAGCGCGAGCAGCTCCAGCGGCGCTACGCCACCAAGGGGAAGGTCTCGGCCGCCGAGCAGCTCATCGCGGCCAAGGCCAAGAACATCCTGCGGCACTATGTCGAGAAGATCCTGCCCGAGCGTTTCAAGGCGCAGGTCGTCGCCGAGGACCGGGAGGCGACCGTGCGCTACCGGGAGGCGTTGCTCGCCGCGCGGGACGAGCTGGTGGGGGAGATCGAACGGCTGCCGCCGAAGGTGCTGGCGACACCGCTCGACGAGGTGTACGGGTTGCGCAAGCGCGAGGCCTACCTGGTCAGAGCCTCGCGCCAGCTCGACCTGCTCAGGCGGATCGACTTCGTGCCCGTCATCTCCGAGGGCAACTCCGAGCGCGAGCAGCAGCTGGCCGAGTGGACGGACCCGGTGAAGCGGAAAGCCCGCATCGACGGCTTCACCCAGCCCTACGAGGAGTCGGAGATCGGGTTCGTCATCGTGCAGGCGATGCTGCTGACGGGGTTCGACGCGCCGATCGAGCAGGTGATGTATCTGGACCGGGGGCTGAAGGAGGCCGAGCTCCTGCAGGCGGTCGCCCGCGTGAACCGGACCTCCGACGGCAAGGACTTCGGCTACGTCGTCGACTATCACGGCGTCGCGGAGAACCTGCTGCAGGCGTTGCGTCTCTACGCCCGGGAGGACTACGACAGCGACGACGCGGCCGACGTCGAGAACGCCATGCGCGACCCGCAGGACGAGATCCACAAGCTGGAGCCGCGGCGGACCCGGCTGCGCATGCTGTTCTCCGAGCGGGGCGTGGACGCCGACGACGTCGAGAGCTGCGTCCAGCTGCTCGCCGACGACGAGTTGCGCGACAAGTTCACCGTCGAGCTGGCCCGGTTCCTCAAGACCGTCAACGCGGTGCTGCCCGACCCCGCGGCCAAGCCCTTCCTGCCGGACGCCAAGCACTTCACGGTCGTCAAGGTGACCGCCGTACGCCGCTACCGGGTGGACGGCGGCGAGTTCAACCCCTCGGCGTACGGCGAGAAGATCCGCGAGCTGATCGACGATCACGTGGTGTCGCTCGGCATCGAGCTGACGCTGCCTCCGGTCGCGCTCACCGCGCCCGACTTCGCGGAGAAGGTCGACAAGCTGCCCGGCCCGCGCGCGAAGGCGTCGGAGATGGAGCACGCCATCCGCCACCACATCTCCGTGCACGCCGGCGAGGACCCGCACCGCTACCAACTGCTCAGCGAGCGGCTGAAGAAGATCCTGGAGGAGCTGGCCGACGACATCGAAGCGCAGGTGCGCGCGTTACAGGGGCTGCTCACCGAGATCGTCGAGGAGCGGCCGGAGAACCCGCACGGGCTCGGCGACGTGGAGACCGCCCTCTACGGCGTGCTGCTCGGCGAGACCGCCACCTCCGCCGACGACGCGCAGGACACCGCCCTGGTGGACGTGACCAGGAAGGTGTACGCGCTGGCCGTCGAGACCGTCCACCGCACCGACTTCTGGAAGCAGGCCAAGCGCACCGACCAGGAGAAGTTCCGGCGGCGCATCTCGGGGCTGCTTTTCGAGGCCGAGGTCTGCGACGAGGACGACCTCAAGAAGATCTCCTCCCAGCTGCTCGACGTGATCAGGCACAACCAGCGGCGGATCCCCAAGCTCTGATCTGCTCTGACCAGGCCCTGACCTGGCATGCTGATGCCCGTGAGTGACTTCCCCGGCGTCCTGCGGGTCGGCGACCTCGACATCGCCGTGTCGGTGAGCCCGCGACGCACGACCGTGCGGCTCACCGTCGAGCGGGACGCCTCGGTCACCGCGGTCGTCTCGCCGCAGGTGTCCAGGGCCGAGCTGGTCAAGGTGGTCGAGGCCAAACGGTCCTGGCTGTACGGCAAACTCGCCGAGCGGCGTGAACTGGGCGAGGCCCGCCCGGCCCGGCAGTACGTGGACGGGGAGGGTTTCCCGTACCTCGGGCGCTCGTACCGGCTGCGGCTCGTCGAGCCGGGCCGCGAGGTGCGGCTGATCCGCGGGCGGCTGGAGCTGGGCCGGGGCGGGGGAGCCCGGGAGCTGGTCCGCTGGTATCGGCGGGCCGGTGAGCCGTGGCTCAGGCGGCGCGTCCGCCCCTGGGCCGAGCGGACGGGCGTCGAGGTGACCGGGTTGCGGGTGCTGCCGCTGGGCTACCGGTGGGGGTCGTGCTCACCGGACGGCAGGGTCAACATCCACTGGGCGACGATGCAACTGCCGCCGACGCTCATCGACTACGTGCTCGTCCACGAACTGGCCCACCTGGTGCGGCACGACCACGGCGCGGAGTTCTGGCGGCTGGTCGAGCGGGTGCTGCCCGGCTACGAGGGCTGCCGCGAGCGCCTGCACCGGCTCGGCCCCGACCTGTGGCTGCCCCCGGAAGGTCGCTGACGACACGAGTGGCCGGCAGGCGGAGTAGATTCCTGGCGTCGATCTTTCCGTCGCACTCGGAGGCGTGGTGCCTGACCGTACGGTGATCCTCGGCCGGTACGAGCTGGACCCCGTGCATCTCGGCAGGGGTGCCATGGGCACGGTGTGGGGCGGCCATGACAGGGTCCTGGACCGTCGTGTGGCGATCAAGCTGATTCGCTTCCCCGACGACCGGCCCGACCCCGAGATGGAGCGCCGGTTCGGCCGCGAAGCCCAGGTCATGGCCCGGCTGAACCATCCGGGCGCGCCTGCCGTCCACGACCTCGGGGCGTTCGAGGATCCGATGGCCGGGCGCCGGCTCTTTCTCGTCATGGAGTTCGTCGAGGGCGTCACGCTCGACGACGTCGTCGCGGAGCACGGGCCACTGCCCGTCGGGTGGGCCGCCGCGGTCGGCACCCAGATCGCCGCGGTGCTCGGCGCGGCCCACGCACAGGGGATCCTGCATCGGGATCTGAAGCCGGCCAACCTGATGGTCCGGCGCGACGGCACGGTGAAGGTCCTCGACTTCGGCCTCGCCATGCTGCACGATCCCGGCGCGTCGAAGCTCACGCGGACCGGCCAGGTGCTCGGCACCGTGTCGTACAGCCCGCCGGAGCAGATCCGCGCGGGCGCGGTGACGGCGCGGAGCGACCTCTACGCGCTCGGCTGCGTGCTGTACGAGCTCCTCACCGGTGAGCCGCTGTTCGCGGGGCTCACCGAATTCGAGGTGCAGGAGCAGCACGTCAACGTCGCGCCTCCCGCCGTGCGGTCGTCCCGCCCGGACGTGCCCCGGGAACTCGACGAGATCATCGCGTCACTGGTGGCGAAACGCGCCGAAGACCGGCCGGAGAGCGCCGCGGTGGTGCACGACCGGCTGATGGCGTACGTGACGGGGGTGGGCCACCTGCCCGGGATCACGACCGCCGGGCCGAGCGCCACGCGCATGTACGCCCACGCCGTCAGCCGGATCCTCCTGTCTCCCGGCCCTTCTCCTGGCGCTGCCGCCGCACCGGGAGTGATCCCGAACGTGCCCGCGGACGACGGCGGGCCGAGCCGGGAGGAGCTGGAGCGGGTCCGCCGCGAGGCGATGTCCCTGCTTCGCCATTCGCGGTACGAGGAGGCGGCCACGATGCTGGCGTCGGTGACGGATCCGGCGAGCCGGGCGTACGGCACCGACGACCCCGAGGTGCTGGATCTGCGGACCCAGCTGGCGAACGCCCTCTTCGAAGGCGGCGATCACCGGCGGGCCGCCGCCGCCTTCAACGGGCTCGCCCTCGACCTGGCCCGCCGTCACGGACCCGATGATGAGCGGACGTTCCAGTGCCGCCTGCAGGAGGCCGCCTGCCACGAGCGGAACGACGACGGCGATCTGGCGCTCCGCCTTCTGCACGACCTCCTCGCGGACCAACGGCGCGTTCATCCGGCCGGCGACCAGCGGACGCTGGAGTTGCGCAGGCAGATAGGCGAACTGCAGAAGAAGATCGGCGACCTCGCCGCCGCCCGCCACACGTTCGCCGAGCTGTACGACGATCTCTGCCACCGCTACGGCGGCGACCACCCGGCGACCGTACGGGTGCGTGACGGGCTCGCGGCCCTGGAGATCTGAGGCGGGTGCTTTCAGCGGACGCGGTGGGCGCCGGGGGCGGGGGTGGCGGGCAGGAACGTCGGCGGGGCCCAGCCCCGCTCGGCGTAGGCGCGCTCGACCGTCGTGCGCACCCGGTCCACCCGGTCGTCGGCGACGAGCGCGATGGCCGAGCCGCCGAAGCCGCCGCCGGTCATCCGGGCCCCCCGCGCGCCGCCCCGGACCGCGCTCTCGACCGCGACGTCCAGCTCCGGGCAGGAGACCTGGTACTGGTCCCGCAGCGACAAATGTGAGGCGTTCAGCAGCGCGCCGATCTCCTGTACGGCTCCCGCGCGCAGCAGCCCGATGACGGCCTCCACCCGGTGGTTCTCGGTGACGACGTGCTGGGTGCGGGCCCGCTCGTCGCCGCTCAGCCGGGACAGCGCCGCCGCGAGGTCCGTCACGTCCCGCAGGGACGCGACGCCGAGGTGCTTGGCCGCGTTCTCGCAGTCCTGGCGGCGCTTCGCGTACTGCCCGTCGGCCAGTTCGTGGTGGACGCCGGTGTCGATGATGAGGATCTGCAGGCCGTACGCCGACAGGTCGAACGGAACGGCGCGGCTCGCCAGCGAGCGGCAGTCGAGGAACAGGGCGTGCCCCTCCCGGCCGAGCGCGGAGGCCGCCTGGTCCATGATCCCGCAGGGCATGCCGACGAACTCGTTCTCGGCCTTCTGGCACAGTCTGGCCAGCTCCATCGGCTCCAGGCCCAGGCCGTGAAGATCGCTCAGGGCGAGCCCGACCGACACCTCCAGCGCGGCGCTGGACGACAGCCCGGCGCCCGTGGGGACGTCGCCGTCGATCATGATGTCCGCACCGCGGACCGGGAGGCCGGCGCCGCGCATCACCTGGATCACCCCGGCCGGGTAACGCGCCCAGCCCTCGGCCCGGTCGATATCGTCCAGCGCCTGCTCCTCGCCGGGCATCTGGACGGAGGCGATCCGCACCGTGAGGTCCTCGCGGGGACGCACGGCCGCGGTGACGCCCCACGGCACCGCGAACGGCAGCACGAAGCCGTCGTTGTAGTCGGTGTGCTCGCCGATCAGGTTCACCCGGCCGGGCGCGTGCCAGATTCCGGCGGGTTGCTCGCCGTACGCCTGGAAAAAAGCACCGGCAACGCCCACAGTCGCACACTCCTCGACATCCTCGGCCTCCCCGTAGGGTAGCGACCTTCACGGTCGCCGACATGCCGGGGCCCGGCTCGGGATGCCGAGCCGGGCCTCAGGTCGCGGATGTTACGTCGCAGGCACCTCGGCCCGCTCGTCCGGGACGCAGTGCGTCATCTTCAGGCCCGACACGTCGCGCGGGCCGTTCTTGCCGAGGGCGGACAAGCGCTGCCTGTCCTCGTCGGTCAGGTCCTGGCTCGCCAGCGGCTCCAGGTGCTTGACGTCGTCCGGCGTGATGCCGAGGCCCTCGCCGACGCGCAGCCCGAGGTCGTCCTCAACCAGCAGCAGATGCCAGACCATGCGCTCCTGGATCGGCCGGTCGCACTGCGACAGCATGGTGACGAAGTTCTCCACCAGGTCGTCGCGCTCCCACTGCTCCATGAGCAGGTAGCGCTCGCCCGCCTGCTTGTAGTCGTTGGTCCGCGGGATGCGCTTGCGGGTGAGCCTGCCGGCGATCTCCGGGCCCTGCTCGTCGTGCGTCGGGAACTGCCCCTCGCGCAGCCCGCCGGTGATCGAGGGCTCGTAGTTGACGTGCGGGTTCTCGCCCGCCTGGTCCTGCCGGTAGGTCATGAAGCCGTCGCGCTGGTTGGTCCGCACGTCGGCGTTCTTGGCCTGGTTGACCGGCAGTTGCAGGTAGTTCGGCCCGACGCGGTAGCGCTGGGTGTCGCTGTAGGAGAACGTGCGGCCCACCAGCATCTTGTCGTCGGAGAAGTCCAGCCCGTCGACCAGGACGCCGGTGCCGAAGGAGATCTGCTCGTTCTCGGCGAAGACGTTGTCCACGGTCCGGTCCAGGACCATCCGGCCGACCGGCTTGGCCGGGAAGATCTCCTCCGGCCAGACCTTGGTGTCGTCGAGCGGGTCGAAGTCCAGCTCGGGGTGCTCCTCGTCGCTCATCATCTGGACGAGCAGCTCCCACTCCGGGTGGTCGCCGCGGTCGATCGCCTCGCGGAGGTCCTTGGTCGCGTGTCCCAGCTCGTGCGCCTGGACGCGGGCGGCGTCCTCGGCCGTCATGCTCCGGACCCCCTGCTTGGGCATCCAGTGATACTTCACGAGGTGGGTCTCGCCCTCGGCGTTGACCCACTTGTACGTGTTGACCCCGAATCCCTGCATGTGCCGGTAGTCAGACGGGATGCCCCGCGGGCTGAACAGGTTGACGAGCATGTGCATGCTCTCGGGGCTCTGCGACATGAAGTCGAAGATGCGGTTCGGCTCCTGCCGGAACGTCACCGGGTCCGGCTTGAGCGCGTGGATCACGTCGGGGAACTTGATGGCGTCGCGGATGAAGAACACCGCGAGGTCGTTGCCGACGAGGTCCCAGTTGCCGTCCTCGGTGTAGAACTTCACCGCGAACCCGCGCGGGTCGCGGGCGGCCTCCGACGAGTCCCGCCCCCCGATCACCGTCGAGAACCGCACGGCCACGTCGGTGCGCTTGCCGGCCTCCTGGAACAGCTTCGCCCTCGTGAACCGGGCGATCGGCTCGCCGCCCCACGTGCCGTACGCCTCGAAGAAGCCGTACGACGTGGTGCCGCGCGCGTGCACCACCCGCTCCGGGATGCGCTCCCGGTCGAAGTGGCTGATCTTCTCCAGGAACTGGTAGTTCTCGAGGGTGGCCGGACCGCGTGCGCCGACCGTCCGCTGGTTCTGGTTGTCGTAGACCGGGTGCCCTTGACGGTTGGTCAGCACCGGGCGCTCGTCGCCGGGCTCCGGTCCCCTGCTCGACACGTCCGTCATGGGACGGCTCCTCTCGTATTTGATCTCTTTTGAGCTGTCAGTCCTTGTCAATGACTCCCTATCCGATTTTCGGCGGGGTATTCACGGGGACGGAGATCGGTCCGGCCCCGCCGGGCACTGCCCGGCGGGGCGGCGGAGGGTGGTCAGCGTGATCAGCCCCGCACGCGCGGCTCGCCGCGATAGGTGCCGAACGACCACAGGTTGTCCTCCGGGTCGCGCACCGCGAACTCGCGGGACCCGTGGTCGGTGTCGTACGGCTCCTGGACGACGCGCGCCCCCGCGGCGGTCGCCCGCGCGTACAGCCCGTCGGGGTCGCCGGTCACGACGTACGCGCCGAACGTGCCGGGGGCGAGGTTCCACTTGTCGTCCGGCGTCTCGCGGACGCTGCCCAGCATGATCCCACCGCCGGGCGGCCAGGAGAGCTGGGCGTGGCCGACGTGGTCGCCCTCGCCGAAGACTGCGGTCTCCTCGAAGCCGAAGGCCTCGACGAGGAAGGCGATCAACGCGCGGGCGTCCCTGGCCCGCAGCGTGGGCCATACCTGGGGTGCTGGTGTGCTGTCGTTCATGCCGCCGAGTCTGGCCGTCCGTCCTCGGCCGGGGCTTGGACGTTTCGGAACGGCACCCCCTCTTCGGCCAGCCACCGGCTGGGGGAGCATCCGGCGAGGCTCCGGAACTCGCGGGCGAGGTGCGCCTGGTCGTAGAACCCGCACCCGGCCGCGGCGTCGGCCAGCGCGAGCCGCCGGCCGGACGCCGCCGCGTCCTGGAGCAGGCGGCGGACCCGGTCGAAGCGGACGACCCGCGCCGCCTCCTTGGGGGACAGGCCGATCTCCTCCCGGAACCGGCCGTTGAGGTGCCGGGCGCTCCAGCCCGCCTCGCGGGCGAGATCGGACACGGTGACCCGGCCGCCGGTGGCCAGCATCCGCCGCCACGCTCGGGTCACCTCCGGCGGCCGCTCCGGGGTGGGGCGGGTGTGCCGGGACAGGACCGCGTCGAGAGCCGCGAAGCGGTCGTCCCAGCCGGGCGCCCCCAGCAGGCGCTCGCGCAGTTCGCCCGCCAGGGCGCCGAGGACGTCGGCGCCGTCGAGGTCGAGCCCGGACAGCTCCCCGGCCGGCACGCCGAGCAGGGCCCGCGCGCCGAGCGGCGTGAGCGCGAGCTGGACCCCCGACTGCCGCCCGTCGTGGGTGACGATCGCCGGGGCGGTGTGCAACCCGCCCACCAGCGTGTCGTACGACCCCGCCGGAGTGCGGGGATCGGGATGCGCCGCGACGACGAGCGGATCGTCCAGCGTGACGATCATGGTCAGGTACGGCGAGGGCAGGCCGCGGTGCGTCCCGGGCGGGACGCCGGCGTCGCGGTAGCCGCTGTACCACGCGACCAGCGGACGCAGCGGGGGAGCGGGCCGCCGCCGGACGTACCGCGCCTCCTCCCGCTCACCGTCTTTTCTGCCGGGGTCCTTGCCGGGGTCGGCTGTCCGCCGTGCCGATGCCGCCATCCGCCGCTCCTCCCTCCGCGTCCCCAGTCTCCCCGAAGGGCAACGCGTCAGTCACCGGCGCCCCGTGCCGCCCGTGTCACGTCTCGTGCCTCCGGCGCGTCTCTATAGGGGAGGCGGAGACAAGGAGGCCAGATGCCCGCGGTGACCGAGGGGCAGCCCGCGCCGGTCGCCAGTTTCGAGAGCAGCCGTGAGCTGCTCTTCGGGGTGGCGTACCGGGTGCTGGGCAGCGTGACCGACGCCGAGGACGTCGTCCAGGAGGCGTGGCTGCGGTGGGACCGCGTCGACCACGCCAGGATCGCCGACCCCCGGTCCTTCCTCGTCCAGGTCACGACGAGACTCGCCCTCGACCGGCTGCGGTGGGCGAAGGCCCGCAGGGAGGCGTACGTCGGGCAGTGGCTGCCCGAGCCGCTGCCGACCGGACCCGCGATCGAGGACGGCGCGGAGATCGCCGACTCGGTCTCCGTGGCCATGCTCGTGGTGATGGAGACCCTCTCCCCGCTGGAACGGGTCGTGTTCGTGCTCCGCGAGGCGTTCGAGTTCTCCTTCGCCGACATCGCGGTGATGGTCGGCCGGTCCGAGGCCGCGGTCCGGCAGCTGGCCCGTCGCGCCCGCTCGCACGTGCGGGAGCGTCGGCCCCGGTTCCGGCAGGACCGCGACGTCCGCAGGCGGGTGACGGAGCGCTTCCTGGCCGCCTGCCTGGGCGGCGACCTGCGGGCGCTGCTCGATCTGCTCGCCCCCGAGGTCACCTTGTGCATCGACGGGAACGGCCGCCGCGGCGTCGCCAGGAACCGGGTCGAAGGCGCGGAGAAGGTCGGCCGCCTGCTCGTCCGGGGCCTGCGCAGGGTCCTGCGCCCGGACGGCGCCGTGGTCGCGGAGACCGGCGACGCCGGGGATGACGCCGGGGACGACACCAGGGGCGACACCAGGGGCGACACCGGGAGCGGATCCGTCGTGGACGTCAACGGCGGGCCCGCGGCGCTCATCACCGCGGGGGGCGAGCCGATCGCGGTGATCGTGGTCGACGTCGACCTCGCCGCCGATCGGGTCACGCGCATCTGGATCATCGCCAACCAGGACAAGCTCGGGGGCGTCGAGGGCCGGCGCCCCGGACGACCCAGGCCCGTCCGCGCCGCGGGCCGACGGGCCGCGAGAGAAGCGACGCGGAGGCTCGGGCCAGGCAGAACGGAGACCACCTTTGAGTGAACTGAGAACCGTGCCCGAACGCATCGCCGGGCCGGCCGCATTCCTGGACGACCGCCTGGGCGCGGGCGGCTTCGCGAGACGCAACCTGCGAAAGATCTTCCCCGATCACTGGTCGTTTCTTCTCGGCGAGATCGCGCTGTACTCGTTCGTCATCCTGCTGCTCACGGGCACCTTCCTGACGTTCTGGTTCAGGCCGAGCATGGGAGAGATCGTCTACGACGGCACGTACGCCCCGCTCAAGGGGGTGGCGATGTCCGAGGCGTACGCGTCCACCTTGAAGATCAGCTTCGAGGTCCGGGGCGGCCTGCTCATCCGGCAGATCCATCACTGGGCCGCCCTGATCTTCATCGGCGGCATGATGGCGCACGCGCTGCGGGTCTTCTTCACCGGCGCCTACCGCAAGCCGCGCGAGCTCAACTGGATCATCGGCGTGGTGATCCTCTCCGTCGCGCTGTTCGAGGGCCTGACCGGCTACTCCCTGCCCGACGACCTGCTGTCGGGCGCCGGCCTCCGGGTCACCCAGGGGGTGGTCATCGGCCTGCCGGTGGTCGGCACCTACGTCAACTTCTTCCTGTTCGGGAGCGAGTATCCGGGCGAGGACGTCATCTCCCGCTTCTACTCGATCCACGTCTTGCTCCTGCCCGGCCTGATCCTGGCGCTGGTCACCGCGCACCTGATCCTGATGTGGGTGCAGAAGCACACGCAGTTCCCCGGCAGGGGACGCACCAACCGCAACGTGGTCGGCGCGCCCTTCTACCCGGCCTTCATGGCGAAGTCGGGGGCGTTCTTTCTGTTCACGTTCGCCGTGATCGCCGGTCTCGGCACGTTCGCGCAGATCAACCCCGTCTGGCTGTACGGGCCGTACAGCCCCGCCGACATCTCGGCTGGCTCGCAGCCCGACTTCTACCTGGCCTTCCTCGAAGGGGCGCTGCGCATCATGCCCGCCTGGGAGACCAACCTCTTCGGCACCGCACAGGCCGGCACGGTCCCACTCAGCGTGGTCATCCCCGCGCTGGTGCCCCTGGGGATCATCGTCGTCGGAATGGCGCTCTACCCGTTCCTGGAACGGTGGATCACCGGTGACCACCGCGAGCACCACCTCGCGGACCGGCCGCGCGACAACCCGCACCGCACCTCGATCGGCATGGCGGCCATCGCGTTCTACGGCGTGCTGTGGCTGTTCGGCGGCAACGACATCATCTCCGCGAACTTCCGCGTCAGCCTCTACACGACGACCTGGGCCGGACGGATCCTCGTGTTCGTCGCGCCCGCCCTGGCCTACATGATCACCTACCGCGTCTGCCTGGGGCTGCAGCGCTCCGACCTCGCGGTGCTCACGCACGGCGTGGAGTCGGGGGTGATCAGACGGCTGCCGGACGGCAGGTACGTCGAGGTCCACTCGCGACCGGCGGAGGACATCGAGGCGCATCTGCGCGGCCGGGAGCCGGTGCCGGTGCTGCCGTACGACGAGACCGTGCCCCCCAAGGGCTTGCGCGGGCCGATCGGCAGGCTGCGCCTGCGGATGTCCAGGGCGTACGGCGGGGAGAGGATCCCGATCGCGAACGGCGGCCCGCACGGCGAGAACGGGCAGGCCGCACTCCCGGCGGGCGTGTCCCCGAACGCCCTTCCGGACGGGCAGGAGCGCGCGCTGACGCGCTGACCCGTCTCCGGGACCGATGTGGTCCGGGCCGGCCGGCCCGGACCACGTTCGGCTGCTCAGCGGTCCTGTTCAGCGGTCCTGTTCAGCGATCCCGCTGCTCCGGCATCGCCCACCGCGACTCCGGCGGGTCGGCCGGGCGGATCTCGGTGAACAGCTTGAGCGTCACCGGCCGCAGCCGCTGCCACGCCTCGGCCGGCCAGCGCAGGCTCACCGAGGGGAACACGGTCTCCAGCACGATCTTCAGGTAGGAGCGGCCGGTGCAGGCGACCGGGACCTCCGTGCACAGGGCGGACAGGGCCGCCGAGGTCTCCCGCCTGCCGAGTCGCAGCCGGGCGTTCCCCATGACCTCGTTGGGGGCGTGTCCGGTCTCGAGGTCCACCGACTCCCATAAGAGCACGGGGGCCTCGTCCTCCTGCAGCCACGCTGGATAGACCGGCAACGGCAGT is a window of Microbispora sp. NBC_01189 DNA encoding:
- a CDS encoding ubiquinol-cytochrome c reductase cytochrome b subunit yields the protein MSELRTVPERIAGPAAFLDDRLGAGGFARRNLRKIFPDHWSFLLGEIALYSFVILLLTGTFLTFWFRPSMGEIVYDGTYAPLKGVAMSEAYASTLKISFEVRGGLLIRQIHHWAALIFIGGMMAHALRVFFTGAYRKPRELNWIIGVVILSVALFEGLTGYSLPDDLLSGAGLRVTQGVVIGLPVVGTYVNFFLFGSEYPGEDVISRFYSIHVLLLPGLILALVTAHLILMWVQKHTQFPGRGRTNRNVVGAPFYPAFMAKSGAFFLFTFAVIAGLGTFAQINPVWLYGPYSPADISAGSQPDFYLAFLEGALRIMPAWETNLFGTAQAGTVPLSVVIPALVPLGIIVVGMALYPFLERWITGDHREHHLADRPRDNPHRTSIGMAAIAFYGVLWLFGGNDIISANFRVSLYTTTWAGRILVFVAPALAYMITYRVCLGLQRSDLAVLTHGVESGVIRRLPDGRYVEVHSRPAEDIEAHLRGREPVPVLPYDETVPPKGLRGPIGRLRLRMSRAYGGERIPIANGGPHGENGQAALPAGVSPNALPDGQERALTR